Proteins found in one Hippopotamus amphibius kiboko isolate mHipAmp2 chromosome 12, mHipAmp2.hap2, whole genome shotgun sequence genomic segment:
- the BPIFB2 gene encoding BPI fold-containing family B member 2: protein MAQERGLSLLLALLLPVVSASRPGTMVRLNKEALSYVAEAGKAPLQSALQVTVPHFLDRRGGVFQPTRIQILNVHVPHLQLKFIAGFGIRLFAATNFTFKVFRVPEPLLLMLPTTLLADTTVEQGSIGTPVVSVSGCFSFFDKALVLDGRNSTASALLAPLQNHIKAVLPNKLCLRISNLVQGFNVHLGTLIGLSPVGPESQVRYSMIDPPTITDDYISLNINAVLFLLGRPIVLSVDTTPFVLPPHVGTRGAMATVGLSQDLFDSVILLLQKAGALNMDITGQLKSDNNPLNTSVLGQLIPEVARQFPQPMPLVLKVRLGATPTVTLHTDNATLRLQPYVEVLAPASNSAFQSLFSLDVVVNLSLQLSVSKVRLRGTTSVLGNVQLTVASSNVGFIDMDHVQALVGSVFEKPLLDHLNALLNMGVALPHVVNLQYVTPEIFVYEGYIVVSSGLLYQR from the exons TGGCTGAAGCCGGGAAAGCTCCTCTCCAGAGCGCCCTGCAGGTCACTGTCCCGCATTTCCTGGACCGGCGTGGAGGGGTGTTCCAGCCCACCAG GATTCAGATTCTGAATGTCCATGTGCCTCACCTTCAGCTGAAATTTATTGCTGGTTTTGGAATACGCTTGTTTGCAGCCACCAATTTTACTTTCAAGGTCTTTCG TGtcccagagcccctgctcctGATGCTACCCACGACACTGCTGGCCGACACCACCGTGGAACAGGGCTCCATCGGGACCCCCGTGGTCAGCGTCTCCGGCTGCTTCTCCTTCTTCGACAAAGCCCTGGTGCTTGATGGCCGTAACAG CACAGCCTCCGCACTGCTGGCCCCGCTGCAGAATCACATCAAAGCTGTGCTGCCGAACAAG CTGTGTCTGAGAATCTCCAACCTGGTGCAGGGCTTCAATGTCCACCTGGGCACTTTAATTG GCCTCAGCCCTGTGGGTCCAGAGTCCCAGGTTCGCTACTCCATGATCGACCCACCCACCATCACTGATGACTACATTTCCTTGAATATCAAC GCTGttctcttcctgctgggcagaCCCATCGTCCTGTCCGTGGATACCACTCCCTTCGTGCTGCCTCCGCACGTGGGCACCAGGGGTGCCATGGCAACCGTGGGCCTCTCCCAGGACCTGTTTGACTCTGTCATCCTGCTGCTGCAGAAGGCTGGTGCACTCAACATGGACATCACGGGGCAGCTG AAGTCGGATAATAACCCGCTGAACACCTCCGTGCTGGGCCAGCTGATCCCCGAG GTGGCCCGTCAGTTCCCCCAGCCCATGCCCCTGGTGCTCAAGGTACGGCTGGGTGCCACACCCACAGTCACACTTCATACCGACAATGCCACACTGCGGCTGCAACCCTACGTGGAGGTCCTGGCCCCGGCGTCCAACTCAGCGTTCCAATCCCTCTTCTCCCTCGATGTG GTAGTGAACCTGAGCCTCCAGCTCTCTGTGTCCAAGGTGAGGCTTCGGGGGACCACATCTGTGCTGGG GAATGTCCAGCTCACTGTGGCCTCCTCCAACGTGGGCTTCATTGAT ATGGACCATGTGCAGGCACTTGTGGGCTCCGTGTTTGAGAAGCCCCTGCTGGACCACCTCAACG CGCTCTTGAACATGGGGGTTGCCCTTCCTCACGTGGTCAACCTCCAGTATGTCACCCCTGAGATCTTTGTCTACGAG GGCTACATTGTGGTGTCCAGTGGACTCTTGTACCAGCGCTGA